From Streptomyces sp. Edi4, one genomic window encodes:
- a CDS encoding alpha/beta fold hydrolase encodes MKFLFDDESFSFETLRAAGFTAYQGADLGEILVTARDITDGDEPSWHRAWKATAERVAAIGEGALASGHRVSAREALLRASNYYRTAEFYLRDAPATDPEVALLSRRSRETFVKAAALLDTPVESVAIPYEDTTLPGYLFLVDDSGAPRPTVIYTNGFDSTAEEAYFVIAAAALRRGYNVLAFDGPGQGAVLREQQLTFRPDWEAVTTPVVDYALSRPETDPARVALFGYSLGGCLVARAAAYEHRVAALILDDGVLDFGAAFERGMPAEVITWIAEGRDAQANAALAAAAAENTQVRWALRNGVWTLGAQSYADLVRRSRTYALEGHLGKIVAPALVLEAENDQFFEGQPRRVAEGLVNAPATLVTLSEAEGAGEHCHVGAFHRAHQVMFDWLDTTLAAS; translated from the coding sequence GTGAAGTTCCTCTTCGACGACGAGTCCTTCTCCTTCGAGACCCTGCGCGCCGCAGGTTTCACCGCCTACCAGGGCGCCGACCTCGGCGAGATCCTGGTCACCGCGCGCGACATCACCGACGGCGACGAGCCGAGCTGGCACCGCGCCTGGAAGGCGACGGCCGAGCGCGTCGCGGCCATCGGTGAAGGGGCACTGGCCTCGGGACACCGGGTCAGCGCCCGTGAAGCGCTGCTGCGGGCGTCGAACTACTACCGCACCGCCGAGTTCTACCTGCGCGACGCTCCGGCCACCGACCCGGAGGTGGCGCTCCTTTCACGCCGCTCCCGGGAGACATTCGTCAAGGCCGCCGCGCTCCTCGACACGCCTGTCGAGAGCGTCGCCATCCCCTACGAGGACACCACACTGCCGGGCTACCTCTTCCTCGTGGACGACAGCGGCGCCCCGCGCCCCACGGTCATCTACACCAACGGCTTCGACTCGACGGCGGAGGAGGCCTACTTCGTCATCGCGGCCGCCGCCCTGCGCCGCGGCTACAACGTGCTGGCCTTCGACGGACCGGGCCAGGGAGCCGTGCTGCGCGAGCAGCAGCTCACCTTCCGGCCCGACTGGGAAGCGGTGACCACTCCGGTCGTCGACTACGCGCTGAGCAGGCCCGAGACCGACCCCGCGCGCGTCGCTCTGTTCGGCTACAGCCTGGGCGGCTGCCTCGTCGCCCGCGCCGCGGCGTATGAGCACCGGGTGGCCGCGCTGATCCTCGACGACGGCGTACTCGACTTCGGCGCCGCGTTCGAGCGCGGCATGCCGGCGGAGGTCATCACCTGGATCGCCGAGGGCCGCGACGCGCAGGCGAACGCGGCCCTGGCCGCCGCGGCCGCAGAGAACACCCAGGTGCGCTGGGCCCTGCGCAACGGCGTGTGGACGCTCGGCGCGCAGTCGTACGCGGATCTGGTCCGCCGGTCGCGCACCTACGCCCTCGAAGGCCACCTCGGCAAGATCGTCGCGCCGGCCCTGGTCCTGGAGGCCGAGAACGACCAGTTCTTCGAGGGCCAGCCCCGCCGGGTCGCCGAGGGGCTGGTCAACGCCCCCGCCACGCTGGTCACGCTGAGCGAGGCCGAGGGCGCGGGCGAGCACTGCCACGTCGGCGCCTTCCACCGCGCGCACCAGGTCATGTTCGACTGGCTCGACACGACCCTCGCGGCTTCCTGA
- a CDS encoding Lrp/AsnC family transcriptional regulator: MTVDMLDTRILRLLIEQPRTSVREYARILGVARGTLQARLDRMERDGVITGTGPVLSPAALGHPVLAFVHIEVTQGHLDEVGDALAAVPEIIEAFSITGGGDLLTRVAARDNAHLEDVIQRLIQLPGVVRTRTEVALRERVPHRLLPLVESVGRAAAK, translated from the coding sequence GTGACCGTGGACATGCTGGACACCCGGATCCTGCGCCTGCTGATCGAGCAGCCGCGCACCAGCGTCCGCGAGTACGCCCGCATCCTGGGGGTGGCCCGGGGCACGCTCCAGGCCCGGCTCGACCGGATGGAGCGCGACGGCGTGATCACCGGCACCGGTCCGGTCCTCTCCCCCGCCGCGCTGGGCCATCCGGTGCTCGCCTTCGTGCACATCGAAGTGACCCAGGGCCACCTCGACGAGGTCGGCGACGCCCTCGCGGCGGTGCCCGAGATCATCGAGGCGTTCTCGATCACGGGCGGCGGCGACCTGCTGACCCGGGTCGCCGCCCGCGACAACGCCCATCTCGAAGACGTCATCCAGCGGCTCATCCAGCTCCCGGGCGTCGTGCGCACCCGCACCGAGGTCGCCCTGCGCGAGCGGGTGCCCCACCGCCTGCTGCCACTGGTCGAGTCGGTGGGGCGCGCGGCGGCGAAGTGA
- a CDS encoding molybdopterin-dependent oxidoreductase yields the protein MSFHLRINGRPCDIEPRAGQCLRTYLRERGWFGVKKGCDAGDCGACTVHVDGEAVHSCLYPAFRAEGRSVTTVEGLAGPDGELHPVQRKFLDAQGFQCGFCTAGFLMTTVALEQEKGTARDDGKVEDLPRAFKGNLCRCTGYRAIEDAVRGVTHTERPRAGEAVGKSPGAPAGSRIVTGTAWYTFDVEIPGLLHMKLLRSPHPHARILAIDTSAAQRVPGVHAVLTHEDAPGTLYSSARHEHPAQDPDDTRVLDDTVRHVGQRVAAVVADSERAAEEGCRRIEVTYELLDHVTDPEEAMRPGAPVIHAGKGAAERIARVENNVAGEAHGETGCVREGFAEAAVVHEATYRTQRVQHASLETHGCVAYFEPKEGGTGERLTVRSSTQTPFLTRRALCALYGLPEDEVRVVAGRVGGGFGGKQEMLTEDIVVLAALRLRRPVKLEYTRAEQFHGATTRHPFTVTIKAGARADGTLTAIQMRVVANTGAYGNHGPAVMFHSVGESFSVYRAPHKKVDAFSVYTNVVPAGAFRGYGLGQVTFALESAMDELARRLGMDPLDFREKNIIGPGDHLTGPVGEEEDLHIASYGLAQCLATVRRAIARERPDDGVPPGWLAGQGAAVAMTATGPTGGHYADAAVTLLADGTYDVAVGTAEFGNGTTTVHQQITAGALATTLDRVTVRQSDTDVVRHDTGAFGSTGTVVAGKAVLLAAQALARRLTTFAARYTDVPRHLCVLGADAVDCAGRTLTLKELHEAALRGGGLGEVSAQGHWGGSPRSVAFNAQWFKVAVDPDTGETKILRSVHAADAGKVMNPLQCRGQVEGGVAQALGAALFETVRTDERGEVTTAGFRRYRLPQYADVPRTEVHFMETTDAIGPLGAKSMSESPFNPVAPALANALRDATGLRFTELPVTRDRLWLAMARAAGRA from the coding sequence ATGAGCTTTCACCTGCGGATCAACGGCCGGCCCTGCGACATCGAGCCGCGCGCCGGCCAGTGCCTGCGCACCTATCTGCGCGAACGCGGCTGGTTCGGGGTGAAGAAGGGCTGCGACGCCGGGGACTGCGGCGCCTGCACGGTGCACGTGGACGGGGAGGCGGTGCACAGCTGTCTGTATCCGGCCTTCCGGGCCGAGGGCAGGTCGGTCACCACGGTGGAGGGACTGGCAGGACCGGACGGTGAACTCCACCCCGTGCAGCGCAAGTTCCTCGACGCGCAGGGCTTCCAGTGCGGGTTCTGCACCGCCGGATTCCTGATGACCACCGTCGCCCTCGAACAGGAGAAGGGCACCGCACGCGACGACGGCAAGGTGGAGGATCTGCCGCGCGCCTTCAAGGGCAACCTCTGCCGCTGCACCGGATACCGCGCCATCGAGGACGCCGTACGCGGCGTCACACACACCGAACGCCCCCGCGCCGGAGAAGCGGTGGGCAAGAGCCCCGGCGCCCCGGCCGGCTCCCGGATCGTCACCGGCACCGCCTGGTACACCTTCGACGTGGAGATCCCAGGCCTGCTGCACATGAAGCTGCTGCGCTCCCCGCACCCGCACGCCCGCATCCTCGCCATCGACACCTCCGCCGCCCAGCGGGTACCGGGTGTCCACGCCGTCCTCACCCACGAGGACGCCCCCGGCACGCTGTACTCCAGCGCCCGCCACGAACACCCCGCCCAGGACCCCGACGACACCCGCGTCCTCGACGACACCGTCCGCCACGTCGGTCAGCGCGTGGCTGCCGTCGTCGCCGACAGCGAGCGGGCCGCCGAGGAGGGCTGTCGCAGGATCGAGGTGACGTACGAATTGCTCGATCACGTCACCGACCCCGAGGAGGCCATGCGGCCCGGGGCGCCGGTCATCCACGCCGGCAAGGGAGCGGCGGAGCGGATCGCCCGCGTCGAGAACAACGTGGCCGGCGAGGCGCACGGCGAGACCGGCTGCGTACGGGAGGGGTTCGCCGAGGCGGCGGTCGTCCACGAGGCGACCTACCGCACCCAGCGCGTCCAGCACGCCAGCCTGGAGACCCACGGCTGCGTCGCCTACTTCGAGCCCAAGGAGGGCGGCACCGGGGAACGTCTGACCGTACGCTCCAGCACCCAGACCCCGTTCCTGACCCGCCGCGCGCTGTGCGCGCTCTACGGCCTGCCCGAGGACGAGGTGCGGGTCGTCGCGGGCCGGGTCGGCGGCGGCTTCGGCGGCAAACAGGAGATGCTCACCGAGGACATCGTCGTCCTGGCCGCGCTGCGCCTGCGCCGCCCGGTCAAGCTCGAATACACCCGCGCCGAGCAGTTCCACGGCGCCACCACCCGCCACCCGTTCACCGTCACCATCAAGGCCGGCGCCCGCGCCGACGGCACGCTGACGGCGATTCAGATGCGGGTGGTCGCCAACACCGGCGCCTATGGCAACCACGGCCCCGCCGTCATGTTCCACAGCGTCGGCGAGTCCTTCTCCGTCTACCGCGCCCCGCACAAGAAGGTCGACGCCTTCTCCGTCTACACCAACGTCGTCCCGGCCGGCGCCTTCCGCGGCTATGGCCTGGGGCAGGTGACCTTCGCCCTCGAATCCGCCATGGACGAGCTGGCCCGGCGGCTCGGCATGGACCCGCTCGACTTCCGTGAGAAGAACATCATCGGCCCCGGCGATCACCTGACCGGCCCGGTCGGGGAGGAGGAGGACCTGCACATCGCCTCCTACGGACTCGCCCAGTGCCTCGCCACCGTCCGGCGCGCCATCGCGCGGGAGCGCCCCGACGACGGCGTGCCACCGGGATGGCTGGCCGGCCAGGGCGCGGCCGTGGCGATGACCGCCACCGGCCCGACCGGCGGCCATTACGCGGACGCCGCCGTCACCCTGCTGGCGGACGGCACGTACGACGTCGCGGTCGGCACGGCCGAGTTCGGCAACGGCACCACCACCGTCCACCAGCAGATCACCGCCGGCGCCCTGGCCACGACCCTGGACCGCGTCACCGTCCGCCAGTCCGACACCGACGTCGTGCGCCACGACACGGGCGCCTTCGGCTCGACGGGCACGGTCGTGGCGGGCAAGGCGGTCCTGCTCGCGGCGCAGGCGCTCGCCAGACGCCTGACGACCTTCGCGGCCCGGTACACCGACGTGCCTCGCCACCTGTGCGTGCTCGGCGCCGACGCGGTCGACTGCGCCGGGCGGACGCTCACCCTGAAGGAGCTCCACGAGGCGGCGCTGCGCGGGGGCGGGCTCGGTGAGGTGTCGGCGCAGGGGCACTGGGGCGGCAGTCCGCGCTCGGTCGCCTTCAACGCCCAGTGGTTCAAGGTCGCCGTCGACCCGGACACCGGCGAGACGAAGATCCTGCGCAGTGTGCACGCCGCCGACGCGGGCAAAGTGATGAACCCGCTCCAGTGCCGCGGCCAGGTCGAGGGCGGGGTGGCGCAGGCGCTCGGCGCCGCGCTGTTCGAGACCGTACGCACCGACGAGCGCGGCGAGGTGACCACGGCGGGCTTCCGCCGCTACCGGTTGCCGCAGTACGCCGATGTGCCGCGCACCGAGGTCCACTTCATGGAGACGACCGACGCGATCGGGCCGCTCGGGGCCAAGTCGATGAGTGAGAGCCCCTTCAACCCGGTGGCCCCCGCGCTCGCCAACGCGCTGCGTGACGCCACGGGGCTGCGCTTCACCGAGCTGCCGGTGACCCGGGACCGGCTGTGGCTCGCGATGGCCCGGGCGGCGGGCCGCGCCTGA
- a CDS encoding DUF664 domain-containing protein produces the protein MNTSEVVADAFGRVQEEVHAAVEGLTADELAFRPDGEANSIAWLVWHLTRVQDDHVADAAGLDQVWTGQGWAGRFALAFGDEETGYGHTSQQVAAVRDVSAEQLRGYYDAVHEQTMAFVRGLDDPALDRVVDERWTPHVTLGVRLISVIADDLQHAGQAAYVRGLLKRR, from the coding sequence ATGAACACATCAGAGGTTGTGGCGGACGCGTTCGGACGTGTCCAGGAGGAAGTGCACGCCGCCGTCGAGGGCCTTACGGCCGACGAACTGGCGTTCCGGCCGGACGGCGAGGCGAACTCGATCGCCTGGCTCGTGTGGCATCTGACGCGGGTTCAGGACGACCACGTCGCCGACGCGGCCGGCCTCGACCAGGTGTGGACCGGCCAGGGCTGGGCCGGCCGGTTCGCTCTCGCGTTCGGCGACGAGGAGACCGGCTACGGGCACACCTCCCAGCAGGTGGCGGCCGTCCGCGACGTGTCGGCCGAGCAGCTGCGCGGCTACTACGACGCCGTCCACGAGCAGACCATGGCGTTCGTCCGGGGCCTTGACGACCCGGCACTCGACCGGGTCGTCGATGAGCGCTGGACCCCGCACGTCACCCTCGGCGTCCGGCTGATCAGCGTCATCGCGGACGACCTGCAACACGCGGGGCAGGCCGCGTACGTACGGGGACTGCTGAAGCGGCGCTGA
- a CDS encoding HlyD family efflux transporter periplasmic adaptor subunit, translating into MQFRQQALSKLRSPEELDLPVRFARPQGALVLLVTVLVMAAACLWAVNGSVASTIDAPGILTHAEGSYILQSPVAGQVTGVLAQQGQLLAADAPLLKVRTAQGDRTVRAIDAGRLTNLSATIGSVLATGANVASIERAGGREDPLVVMLYVPGDSGADVPVGARVDLTVQSVPAERYGVLRGTVAAVGRAPQTREQIAAFLGDDQLAEQFSQHGRPVGVLVRLERRTATKSGYRWSSADGPPFALGSMIPATGTVHLADRRPLDWLLP; encoded by the coding sequence GTGCAATTTCGCCAACAGGCCCTTTCCAAGCTGCGATCGCCGGAAGAACTAGACCTGCCGGTGCGTTTCGCGCGACCGCAGGGCGCGCTCGTCCTTCTGGTCACCGTGCTGGTGATGGCCGCCGCGTGTCTGTGGGCCGTCAACGGGTCCGTCGCCTCCACGATCGATGCGCCAGGCATCCTGACCCACGCCGAGGGAAGCTACATCCTTCAGAGCCCGGTCGCGGGCCAGGTCACCGGCGTCCTCGCCCAGCAGGGCCAGCTGCTCGCGGCCGACGCCCCGCTGCTCAAGGTCCGTACCGCCCAGGGCGACAGGACCGTCCGCGCGATCGACGCCGGCCGCCTCACCAACCTCTCCGCCACCATCGGCTCGGTCCTCGCCACCGGCGCGAACGTGGCGAGCATCGAGCGCGCCGGCGGGCGCGAGGACCCCTTGGTGGTGATGCTGTACGTGCCCGGCGACAGCGGCGCGGACGTGCCCGTGGGCGCGCGGGTCGACCTCACCGTGCAGTCCGTCCCCGCCGAGCGGTACGGGGTGCTGCGCGGCACGGTGGCCGCCGTCGGCAGGGCGCCGCAGACCCGCGAACAGATCGCCGCCTTCCTCGGCGACGACCAGCTCGCCGAGCAGTTCTCCCAGCACGGCAGGCCGGTGGGGGTCCTGGTGCGCCTCGAACGCAGGACCGCCACGAAGTCCGGATACCGCTGGTCGTCCGCCGACGGGCCGCCGTTCGCCCTCGGCTCCATGATCCCGGCCACCGGCACCGTCCACCTGGCCGACCGGCGTCCCCTCGATTGGCTGCTCCCGTGA
- a CDS encoding FAD binding domain-containing protein yields the protein MDLNTVLDVRDARAQEPWRPGDAWLGGGTYLFSEPQPQLRRLVDLSRMGWEPVRSAADGALEIAATCTIAQLSRFGRTLRAPTAPLVEQCCRAFLASFKIWNMATVGGNLCNALPAGPMISLTAALDGTCMLRARDGSTRLVQVADFVTGAGRKVLAEGELLRSVTLPARSLRCRTAFRQASLYGLGRSGALVIGALDPQDGSLTVTITAATRRPFRLWFALPPDPARLREAIASAIADGDWYDDIHGLPQWRRHMAFHLAEQVRQELTEGDGAR from the coding sequence ATGGATCTGAACACGGTTCTCGACGTGCGGGACGCCCGCGCCCAAGAGCCCTGGCGTCCGGGCGACGCCTGGCTCGGTGGCGGTACGTACCTGTTCTCCGAGCCACAGCCGCAACTGCGCCGGCTGGTGGATCTGAGTCGGATGGGCTGGGAGCCGGTCCGGTCGGCGGCCGACGGGGCGCTGGAGATCGCGGCCACCTGCACGATCGCCCAACTGTCGCGATTCGGCCGCACCTTGAGGGCGCCGACGGCCCCGCTCGTGGAGCAGTGCTGCCGCGCCTTCCTCGCGTCGTTCAAGATCTGGAACATGGCGACGGTGGGCGGCAACCTCTGCAACGCCCTGCCGGCTGGCCCGATGATCTCCCTCACGGCGGCCCTCGACGGCACCTGCATGCTCCGCGCCCGGGACGGCTCGACCCGGCTCGTCCAGGTCGCCGACTTCGTCACCGGCGCGGGACGCAAGGTGCTCGCCGAGGGCGAACTGCTGCGCTCGGTGACCCTGCCCGCCCGCTCGCTGCGGTGCCGGACCGCCTTTCGCCAGGCGTCGCTGTACGGACTCGGGCGCTCCGGCGCGCTGGTCATCGGGGCACTCGACCCGCAGGACGGTTCGCTGACGGTGACCATCACTGCGGCGACCCGGCGCCCGTTCCGGCTCTGGTTCGCCCTGCCGCCCGACCCGGCGCGGCTGCGCGAGGCGATCGCGTCGGCCATCGCCGACGGCGACTGGTACGACGACATCCACGGCCTGCCCCAGTGGCGCCGGCACATGGCCTTCCACCTCGCCGAACAGGTCCGCCAGGAACTCACCGAAGGAGACGGCGCACGATGA
- a CDS encoding type A2 lantipeptide produces MNNAQVETLEISDADLDNVSGGLVGTALGNVTGTADSVLPVSGIVGSVTGLVGSVTGVNTAPVTGLATGLVAGL; encoded by the coding sequence ATGAACAACGCTCAGGTTGAGACCCTTGAGATCTCCGACGCCGACCTGGACAACGTGTCCGGCGGCCTGGTCGGCACCGCGCTCGGCAACGTGACCGGCACCGCCGACTCCGTGCTCCCGGTCTCCGGCATCGTCGGCTCGGTCACGGGTCTCGTCGGCTCGGTCACCGGTGTGAACACCGCCCCCGTCACGGGCCTCGCCACCGGTCTCGTCGCCGGTCTCTGA
- a CDS encoding PucR family transcriptional regulator ligand-binding domain-containing protein — MRVGDLLQMEGLGLSLVWGGENLLRREIGGVTATDLEDPTRFLRSGEIALSGLVWWNAADGPARTRRFVSALARSGANALLAGEESHGAVPADLVDSRRDHGIALLAVSGMDAGRLHPRGDGDAGLDAPFLHRLHVASRRCGAAPMGGAAGPRGTLHADQHRTPAAARAVKPPAPPRLSR, encoded by the coding sequence ATGCGCGTGGGGGACCTTCTCCAGATGGAAGGGCTCGGTCTGAGCCTGGTCTGGGGTGGCGAGAATCTGCTCCGCCGGGAGATCGGCGGGGTGACCGCCACCGATCTGGAGGACCCCACCCGTTTTCTGCGGTCGGGCGAGATCGCGCTCAGCGGCCTGGTGTGGTGGAACGCGGCGGACGGGCCGGCCAGGACCCGGCGGTTCGTCTCCGCCCTCGCACGGTCCGGCGCCAATGCGCTGCTCGCCGGCGAGGAGAGCCACGGCGCCGTTCCCGCCGACCTCGTCGACTCGCGCCGTGACCACGGCATAGCCCTCCTCGCCGTGTCCGGCATGGACGCCGGCCGGCTTCACCCGCGCGGTGACGGTGACGCCGGCCTCGATGCCCCGTTCCTCCACCGGCTCCATGTGGCCAGCAGACGATGCGGTGCGGCCCCGATGGGCGGCGCCGCCGGGCCCCGGGGCACGCTGCACGCCGACCAGCACCGCACTCCAGCCGCCGCCCGGGCCGTCAAGCCCCCAGCGCCGCCACGACTTTCGCGGTGA
- a CDS encoding chitinase has translation MIGRTLRLLGAGLVLALTAQAPVAAAPGAPRTDTCATSPRPPGKVLQGYWENWDGASNGVHPPLGWIPLTDSRIRDHGYNVINAAFPVIRSDGTVLWEDGMDATVKVPTPAEMCQAKASGQTVLMSIGGAAAGIDLSSSAVADRFVATIVPILQRYNFDGIDIDIETGLVGSGNINTLSPAQANLIRIIDGVLARMPAGFGLTMAPETAYVTGGSVTYGSIWGAYLPIVKKYADNGRLWWLNMQYYNGSMYGCSGDSYEAGTVAGFTAQTTCLNKGLVIQGTTVKVPYDRQVPGLPAQPGAGGGYMTTSQVAQAWNTYGGGLKGLMTWSLNWDGSRSWTFGDNVKALQGR, from the coding sequence ATGATCGGTCGCACGTTACGTCTGCTGGGAGCCGGCCTCGTGCTGGCGCTCACCGCGCAGGCCCCGGTGGCCGCGGCGCCGGGCGCGCCGCGCACGGACACCTGCGCCACCAGCCCACGGCCTCCGGGCAAGGTGCTCCAGGGCTACTGGGAGAACTGGGACGGCGCATCCAACGGCGTCCACCCGCCACTCGGCTGGATCCCGCTCACCGATTCCCGCATCCGCGACCACGGATACAACGTCATCAACGCCGCCTTCCCGGTGATCCGCTCCGACGGCACCGTCCTGTGGGAGGACGGCATGGACGCGACGGTGAAGGTGCCCACCCCGGCCGAGATGTGCCAGGCCAAGGCCTCGGGCCAGACGGTCCTCATGTCCATCGGCGGAGCCGCGGCCGGCATCGATCTCAGCTCCAGCGCCGTCGCCGACCGCTTCGTGGCCACGATCGTGCCGATATTGCAGCGGTACAACTTCGACGGCATCGACATCGACATCGAGACCGGCCTCGTGGGCAGCGGGAACATCAACACCCTCTCGCCCGCACAGGCCAACCTCATCCGGATCATCGACGGCGTCCTGGCGCGGATGCCGGCCGGCTTCGGCCTGACGATGGCGCCGGAGACCGCGTATGTCACCGGCGGCAGCGTGACGTACGGCTCGATCTGGGGCGCGTACCTGCCGATCGTGAAGAAGTACGCGGACAACGGCCGGCTGTGGTGGCTCAACATGCAGTACTACAACGGCAGCATGTACGGCTGCTCCGGCGACTCCTACGAGGCCGGCACCGTCGCCGGGTTCACCGCGCAGACCACTTGCCTGAACAAGGGCCTGGTCATCCAGGGCACCACGGTCAAGGTGCCCTACGACCGACAGGTGCCCGGACTGCCCGCCCAGCCGGGCGCGGGCGGCGGGTACATGACGACCAGTCAGGTCGCCCAGGCGTGGAACACCTACGGCGGCGGACTCAAGGGCCTGATGACCTGGTCGCTCAACTGGGACGGTTCAAGGAGCTGGACGTTCGGCGACAACGTCAAGGCGCTCCAGGGGCGCTGA
- a CDS encoding TetR-like C-terminal domain-containing protein, with protein MSESAGTKSAPERRAAGGPVLQDAVTNALTTAFFEELAETGYGRLSMEAVARRAGAGKAALYRRWASKQAMTAALVSQAATEGHLPDTGSLRGDVREFLEGWIIALGHPQAIRIILDLMAESARNDELRDALRSTVRDPRREQAARLLRRAVERGELPGDSDIDLNLDFLGSPVYWRMAVVQGAVDQGYLDRLTAKVVAALGA; from the coding sequence ATGAGCGAATCGGCCGGAACAAAGTCCGCGCCCGAGCGGCGAGCCGCCGGCGGACCCGTGTTGCAGGACGCCGTCACCAATGCCCTGACCACCGCCTTCTTCGAGGAACTTGCCGAGACCGGATACGGCAGGCTGTCGATGGAGGCGGTCGCGCGGCGGGCCGGCGCGGGAAAAGCGGCGCTCTACCGCCGATGGGCCTCGAAGCAGGCCATGACCGCCGCGCTGGTGTCGCAGGCGGCCACGGAGGGACACCTGCCCGACACCGGCTCGCTGCGCGGCGACGTGCGGGAGTTCCTGGAGGGCTGGATCATCGCGCTCGGCCATCCGCAGGCCATCCGGATCATCCTGGACCTGATGGCCGAGAGCGCCCGCAACGACGAGCTGCGCGACGCCCTGCGCTCGACCGTGCGCGACCCGCGCCGCGAACAGGCCGCGCGTCTGCTGCGTCGGGCGGTCGAGCGCGGGGAACTTCCCGGGGACAGCGACATCGACCTGAACCTGGACTTCCTGGGGAGCCCGGTCTACTGGCGGATGGCCGTCGTCCAAGGCGCCGTCGACCAGGGCTACTTGGACCGGCTCACCGCGAAAGTCGTGGCGGCGCTGGGGGCTTGA
- a CDS encoding FUSC family protein — translation MVKRVFVAPDPGKLRLRAATRAVLGIGLAVVACGLAGHSLVAAITGGLSALLALFTVTDPTVRGQAVTTALLPVAGLPVFALAACLHGYPLARDLAFLAIVGAGVYARRWGPRGHALGVFAFMAFFVAQFLHMVASQLPQLYEAVLLSLAVAATVRFGLWCYERHRPGLPAVTAPDPGRGLYRATTRQAVQAVVGAGFALAAGQALSPDRWYWAVGATWWIFVNTTSRGETLVRGFRRVLGTVIGVGIGLAVAVPLRGAPVPTALLIALCVFGIFYAAAVSYTWMMLAVTVMASLLYGLLGVLNTDLLALRFFETGVGMAGSVLAVLFVLPITTHATTDAWVRHALHSVRASAAEAAARLAGQDADPLPHIAELEHTLARVRLSLAPLVHPLNPVRARKARARQVLGHLDDCAREARSLAATAADAEASHDQRLTAACERVEAAVAVLVSAPSAPGAHPRPATPDHADAPAAAEHPALVHLHALERALVALGSPLQAAPRSPLADA, via the coding sequence GTGGTGAAGAGGGTGTTCGTGGCCCCCGACCCGGGGAAGCTGCGGCTGCGCGCGGCGACGCGAGCCGTGCTGGGCATCGGTCTCGCCGTCGTGGCGTGCGGCCTGGCAGGTCACTCCCTGGTGGCGGCCATCACCGGCGGGCTCTCGGCCCTGCTCGCGCTCTTCACGGTGACCGATCCCACGGTGCGCGGCCAGGCTGTGACCACCGCCCTGCTGCCCGTGGCCGGTCTGCCGGTGTTCGCCCTCGCGGCCTGCCTGCACGGCTACCCACTCGCCCGTGACCTGGCGTTCCTCGCGATCGTCGGCGCCGGCGTCTACGCCCGCCGCTGGGGCCCGCGCGGCCACGCGCTCGGCGTCTTCGCGTTCATGGCCTTCTTCGTCGCGCAGTTCCTGCACATGGTGGCGAGCCAGCTGCCCCAGCTGTACGAAGCGGTCCTGCTGTCCCTCGCCGTCGCCGCGACCGTGCGGTTCGGCCTCTGGTGCTACGAGCGCCACCGGCCGGGACTGCCCGCCGTGACGGCGCCCGACCCGGGCCGCGGCCTGTACCGGGCCACCACGCGCCAGGCCGTGCAGGCCGTCGTGGGCGCCGGCTTCGCCCTCGCGGCCGGCCAGGCGCTGTCACCGGACCGCTGGTACTGGGCCGTCGGCGCGACCTGGTGGATCTTCGTGAACACGACATCGCGCGGCGAGACCCTGGTGCGCGGCTTCCGCCGGGTCCTCGGCACCGTCATCGGCGTGGGCATCGGCCTCGCGGTGGCCGTGCCGCTGCGTGGCGCGCCCGTACCGACCGCGCTGCTGATCGCGCTCTGCGTCTTCGGGATCTTCTACGCGGCCGCCGTCTCCTACACGTGGATGATGCTCGCCGTCACCGTCATGGCCAGCCTGCTCTACGGGCTCCTCGGCGTCCTGAACACCGACCTGCTCGCGCTGCGCTTCTTCGAGACGGGCGTGGGCATGGCGGGCTCCGTGCTCGCCGTCCTGTTCGTCCTGCCGATCACCACGCACGCCACGACGGACGCCTGGGTGCGGCACGCGCTGCACAGCGTCCGGGCCTCCGCCGCCGAGGCCGCCGCCCGCCTCGCGGGCCAGGACGCCGACCCGCTGCCGCACATCGCCGAACTCGAACACACCCTGGCCAGGGTCCGGCTCTCGCTTGCGCCGCTGGTCCATCCGCTCAACCCGGTCCGCGCCCGCAAGGCTCGCGCCCGCCAGGTGCTCGGCCACCTCGACGACTGCGCCCGCGAGGCCCGCAGCCTCGCCGCGACGGCCGCCGACGCCGAGGCGTCCCACGACCAGCGTCTGACCGCCGCGTGCGAGCGGGTGGAAGCGGCCGTGGCCGTCCTCGTCTCGGCGCCCTCCGCGCCCGGCGCGCATCCGCGCCCCGCGACACCGGACCACGCGGACGCGCCGGCGGCAGCCGAACACCCCGCGCTCGTCCACCTGCACGCCCTGGAGCGCGCCCTTGTGGCCCTCGGCAGCCCGCTCCAGGCCGCGCCCAGGTCACCGCTTGCCGACGCCTGA